A genomic window from Micromonospora ferruginea includes:
- a CDS encoding PKD domain-containing protein, with the protein MRTIGQGRWRRTAARLGVAAVVAAAGVTAGAAPAQATATRTVAFWSMDEPAASTVLKDSSGSGRHGTVGGEVVTGAIYAGATGHRFATHLPTDQEYVPGHVDLVPHSTDLNPDAGDFSVTIRYRTTYSFGNILQKGQGNTTGGYWKFEAPGGKPKCLFRGGDGASRTGYTDVPIADGQWHTVTCNRTSAYVEMYVDGVRTSRLNGPTGTIANTWQLSAGGKSQCDGTKVTCDYFAGDIDYVKILKGSGGPANQAPVADLAPTCAGLVCTFSAAGSTDADGAIQDHRWDFGDGSTAGTVSVPTTSHTYAAAGTYPVTLTVTDDRGATGVVTVDVTVAPVPERISFVGQDTANANWTSHTVTVPPAVQPGDTLLLLLSQNTHTGTGEPTGVTGWNRLDRFDGGYATTTAWWKTATAGDAGTAVRVALDSQAKGNLVVAAYRGAAPGAPVFARATDPASTAVRTTPYAPVTAGQSWAVSYWMHGDAASTALTPPAGVSVRSNSSQTGGGRVTGLLADSASSVPAGSYGGLAATGAAASTTTTTWTFVLAP; encoded by the coding sequence ATGCGGACGATCGGGCAGGGACGATGGCGGCGGACGGCCGCCCGGCTGGGCGTGGCGGCGGTCGTCGCCGCGGCCGGGGTGACGGCGGGAGCCGCGCCCGCGCAGGCCACCGCGACCCGGACCGTGGCGTTCTGGAGCATGGACGAGCCGGCGGCGTCGACCGTGCTCAAGGACAGCAGCGGCAGCGGGCGGCACGGCACGGTCGGCGGCGAGGTGGTCACCGGCGCGATCTACGCCGGGGCGACCGGCCACCGCTTCGCCACCCACCTGCCCACCGACCAGGAGTACGTGCCGGGCCACGTGGACCTGGTGCCGCACAGCACCGACCTCAACCCGGACGCCGGCGACTTCTCGGTGACCATCCGCTACCGGACCACGTACTCCTTCGGGAACATCCTCCAGAAGGGACAGGGCAACACCACCGGCGGCTACTGGAAGTTCGAGGCGCCGGGCGGCAAGCCGAAGTGCCTGTTCCGCGGCGGCGACGGCGCCTCGCGCACCGGCTACACCGACGTGCCCATCGCCGACGGCCAGTGGCACACGGTCACCTGCAACCGCACCTCCGCCTACGTGGAGATGTACGTCGACGGGGTGCGCACCAGCCGGCTGAACGGGCCGACCGGCACCATCGCCAACACCTGGCAGCTCTCCGCCGGCGGCAAGAGCCAGTGCGACGGTACGAAGGTGACCTGCGACTACTTCGCCGGTGACATCGACTACGTGAAGATCCTCAAGGGGTCGGGCGGCCCGGCCAACCAGGCGCCGGTGGCCGACCTGGCACCCACCTGCGCCGGCCTGGTCTGCACGTTCTCCGCCGCCGGTTCCACCGACGCCGACGGCGCGATCCAGGACCACCGCTGGGACTTCGGCGACGGCTCCACCGCGGGCACCGTCTCCGTGCCGACCACCTCCCACACGTACGCGGCGGCCGGCACCTACCCGGTCACGCTCACCGTCACCGACGACCGGGGCGCCACCGGCGTCGTGACCGTCGACGTCACCGTCGCACCGGTGCCGGAGCGGATCTCCTTCGTCGGCCAGGACACCGCGAACGCCAACTGGACCAGCCACACGGTGACCGTCCCGCCCGCCGTGCAACCCGGCGACACGCTGCTGCTCCTGCTCAGCCAGAACACCCACACCGGCACCGGCGAGCCGACCGGGGTGACCGGGTGGAACCGCCTCGACCGGTTCGACGGCGGCTACGCCACCACCACCGCCTGGTGGAAGACCGCGACGGCCGGCGACGCGGGCACCGCGGTCCGGGTGGCGCTGGACAGTCAGGCGAAGGGCAACCTGGTGGTGGCCGCGTACCGGGGGGCCGCCCCGGGCGCGCCGGTGTTCGCCCGGGCCACCGACCCGGCCAGCACCGCCGTCCGGACCACCCCCTACGCGCCGGTGACCGCCGGGCAGAGCTGGGCCGTGTCGTACTGGATGCACGGTGACGCCGCCTCCACCGCGCTCACCCCGCCGGCCGGGGTCTCGGTCCGCAGCAACAGCTCGCAGACCGGCGGCGGCCGGGTGACCGGGCTGCTCGCCGACTCGGCGAGCAGCGTCCCGGCCGGCAGCTACGGCGGTCTCGCCGCGACCGGCGCGGCGGCCAGCACGACCACCACCACGTGGACGTTCGTCCTGGCCCCTTGA
- a CDS encoding DUF6458 family protein, with translation MGIGTSIFLIAVGAILTFALNASVGGVDLDVVGWILMAAGVLGLIMTTLVWGRRRQVVTTTAAEQPVEYRRVEERRDVAPPM, from the coding sequence GTGGGTATCGGTACGAGCATCTTCCTGATCGCGGTCGGCGCGATCCTCACGTTCGCGCTCAACGCCAGCGTCGGCGGGGTCGACCTCGACGTCGTCGGCTGGATCCTGATGGCGGCCGGCGTGCTCGGCCTGATCATGACGACGCTGGTCTGGGGCCGGCGCCGCCAGGTGGTCACCACCACCGCCGCCGAGCAGCCGGTGGAGTACCGCCGGGTCGAGGAGCGCCGGGACGTCGCCCCGCCGATGTGA
- a CDS encoding TetR/AcrR family transcriptional regulator, with the protein MTRRAAEIRLDALLRTACEVIAERGLANTRTADVAEAAGVSQALVFYHFATKDRLLAQAFAYAVEQDLARLDAVLRSSAPPLAKLRRMLRLYAPTGRSTSWSMWIDGWAESMRTPELEKLSRRLDLRWRQDLATVIADGVADGTFDCPDPAGAAWRISAVMDGLAVQLAVHERVITRRQIAEWVRLVAARELSLEPSQLD; encoded by the coding sequence GTGACGAGACGAGCCGCCGAGATCCGCCTGGATGCGCTGCTGCGCACCGCCTGCGAGGTGATCGCGGAACGAGGGCTCGCCAACACCCGTACCGCCGACGTGGCGGAGGCCGCCGGGGTCAGCCAGGCGCTCGTCTTCTACCACTTCGCCACCAAGGACCGCCTGCTCGCGCAGGCCTTCGCGTACGCCGTCGAGCAGGACCTGGCCCGGCTCGACGCGGTGCTCCGCTCCTCCGCGCCGCCGCTGGCCAAGCTGCGCCGGATGCTCCGCCTCTACGCGCCGACCGGCCGGTCCACCTCCTGGTCGATGTGGATCGACGGCTGGGCCGAGTCGATGCGCACCCCCGAGCTGGAGAAGCTCTCCCGCCGCCTCGACCTGCGCTGGCGGCAGGATCTCGCCACGGTGATCGCCGACGGGGTGGCCGACGGCACGTTCGACTGCCCCGACCCGGCCGGCGCCGCCTGGCGGATCAGCGCCGTGATGGACGGCCTGGCCGTGCAGCTCGCGGTGCACGAGCGGGTGATCACCCGCCGGCAGATCGCCGAGTGGGTCCGGCTGGTCGCGGCGCGGGAGCTGAGCCTGGAGCCGAGCCAGCTCGACTGA
- a CDS encoding ArsR/SmtB family transcription factor, producing the protein MVAIGLSAGAVARVRFALSGLWEVMAGIRVLRDPGRHAIHLPWVARVRPRLAEAGLLDGADALLWRLVPPAPGYLPDFLTPPPAGLDPDLAEELATLRATPPAAVRADLDLLPGPRPAAVSALYADPAAGLARLAGEVEAYWRLAVAPDWPRIRAVLDADVFHRARRMATDGAAGLLNDLHERVRWEGDALLVGQRHCTAPDVPAGGGLVLVPSVFVWPSVLSIAAGDVSQLAYPARGVGTLWETPVRAPDALGAVLGRGRARLLAALDAPRSTTELSRRTGLSPAGVSQHLTALRAAGLVVTRRQGRSQLSSRTAVADALVGASG; encoded by the coding sequence GTGGTCGCTATCGGGCTGTCGGCGGGCGCGGTGGCGCGGGTCCGGTTCGCGCTGTCCGGCCTGTGGGAGGTGATGGCCGGCATCCGGGTGCTCCGCGATCCCGGCCGGCACGCGATCCACCTGCCGTGGGTCGCCCGGGTCCGGCCGAGGCTGGCCGAGGCGGGGCTGCTCGACGGCGCGGACGCCCTGTTGTGGCGGCTGGTCCCGCCGGCGCCGGGCTACCTGCCGGACTTCCTCACCCCGCCGCCGGCCGGCCTGGACCCGGACCTGGCCGAGGAACTGGCCACGCTGCGCGCCACCCCGCCGGCGGCGGTCCGCGCCGACCTCGACCTGCTGCCGGGCCCGCGACCGGCGGCGGTGAGCGCCCTGTACGCCGACCCGGCCGCCGGGCTGGCCCGGCTGGCGGGCGAGGTGGAGGCCTACTGGCGGCTGGCCGTCGCGCCGGACTGGCCGCGCATCCGGGCGGTGCTCGACGCCGACGTCTTCCACCGGGCCCGCCGGATGGCGACGGACGGCGCCGCCGGGCTCCTCAACGACCTGCACGAACGGGTCCGCTGGGAGGGCGACGCCCTGCTGGTCGGCCAGCGCCACTGCACGGCGCCGGACGTGCCGGCCGGCGGTGGTCTGGTGCTGGTGCCCTCGGTGTTCGTCTGGCCGTCGGTGCTGAGCATCGCGGCCGGCGACGTCTCGCAGCTCGCCTACCCGGCGCGCGGCGTCGGCACCCTGTGGGAGACGCCGGTGCGCGCGCCGGACGCGTTGGGCGCGGTGCTGGGGCGAGGCCGGGCGCGGCTGCTGGCCGCGCTGGACGCACCCCGGTCGACCACGGAGCTGTCCCGGCGCACCGGGCTCTCGCCGGCCGGGGTTTCGCAGCACCTCACCGCGTTGCGGGCCGCCGGCCTGGTGGTGACCCGGCGGCAGGGCCGGTCACAGCTCAGCAGCCGGACGGCGGTGGCGGATGCGCTGGTGGGCGCGTCGGGGTGA
- a CDS encoding Acg family FMN-binding oxidoreductase, protein MTTGYTVGQLRAAVADAVRAPSLHNTQPWRFRLRDGGIEVAVDPLRGLPATDPTGWGARIACGAALFNLRLALAVAGTPATVRLRPYPADPDVVARLLPDVPRRPTPTEQSLYGAIAHRFSNRAPFWPDPVPAEARWRLGEAARAEQCWLELVIGASPVNALAEVARSAHRVLERDPAYVAERVEWIRSEPAPDGVPATAGGPQSEPQDLLPQRGFGGRNRAPGRDFEPEPLVAVLGTPGNTGTDQVVAGQALQRVLLTATDAGLGVSMLSQPIEVPAAREALRLSLGRFGTPQMVMRIGYGQPGRATPRRPVDEVLDLPVVPA, encoded by the coding sequence ATGACGACCGGATACACCGTCGGGCAGTTGCGGGCCGCGGTCGCCGACGCGGTACGCGCGCCGTCGCTGCACAACACCCAGCCGTGGCGGTTCCGGCTGCGCGACGGCGGCATCGAGGTCGCCGTCGACCCGCTGCGCGGACTGCCGGCCACCGACCCGACCGGCTGGGGCGCCCGGATCGCCTGCGGGGCGGCGCTGTTCAACCTGCGGCTGGCGCTCGCCGTGGCGGGCACCCCGGCCACGGTCCGGCTGCGCCCGTACCCGGCCGACCCGGACGTGGTGGCCCGGCTGCTGCCCGACGTACCGCGCCGGCCCACCCCGACCGAGCAGAGCCTGTACGGGGCGATCGCCCACCGGTTCAGCAACCGCGCGCCGTTCTGGCCGGACCCGGTGCCGGCCGAGGCCCGCTGGCGGCTCGGCGAGGCGGCCCGCGCCGAGCAATGCTGGCTGGAGCTGGTCATCGGCGCGAGCCCGGTCAACGCGCTGGCCGAGGTCGCCCGCAGCGCGCACCGGGTCCTGGAACGCGACCCGGCGTACGTGGCCGAGCGGGTCGAGTGGATCCGCTCCGAGCCCGCCCCGGACGGGGTGCCCGCCACCGCGGGCGGGCCACAGAGCGAACCGCAGGACCTGCTGCCGCAGCGCGGCTTCGGCGGGCGCAACCGCGCCCCCGGCCGCGACTTCGAGCCGGAGCCGCTGGTCGCGGTGCTGGGCACGCCCGGCAACACCGGCACCGACCAGGTCGTCGCCGGGCAGGCGCTGCAACGGGTGCTGCTCACCGCCACCGACGCCGGGCTCGGCGTGTCGATGCTCTCCCAGCCGATCGAGGTGCCGGCGGCGCGGGAGGCGCTGCGGCTGTCGCTGGGCCGGTTCGGCACCCCGCAGATGGTGATGCGGATCGGCTACGGGCAGCCGGGGCGCGCCACCCCCCGCCGCCCGGTCGACGAGGTGCTCGACCTGCCGGTCGTACCGGCCTGA
- a CDS encoding response regulator, giving the protein MIRVFLLDDHEVVRRGLADLLTSSGDIEVVGESGLAQEATRRIPALRPDVAILDARLPDGNGIDVCRDVRAVDSSIKGLILTSYEDDEALFAAIMAGAAGYVLKQIRGTDLVDAVRRVAAGQSLLDPAITTRVLERIRSGVEQPRELKSLTEQERRILEYVAEGLTNREIAGKMFLAEKTVKNYVSSVLAKLGLERRTQAAVLATRLLGKTH; this is encoded by the coding sequence ATGATCCGGGTGTTCCTGCTCGACGACCACGAGGTCGTCCGTCGTGGCCTGGCCGACCTGCTGACCAGCAGCGGCGACATCGAGGTGGTCGGCGAGTCCGGCCTGGCCCAGGAGGCGACGCGGCGGATTCCGGCGCTCCGCCCCGACGTGGCGATCCTCGACGCCCGGCTGCCCGACGGCAACGGCATCGACGTCTGCCGGGACGTCCGCGCGGTGGACTCGTCGATCAAGGGCCTGATCCTCACCTCGTACGAGGACGACGAGGCGCTGTTCGCGGCGATCATGGCCGGCGCGGCCGGCTACGTGCTCAAGCAGATCCGCGGCACCGACCTGGTGGACGCGGTCCGCCGGGTGGCGGCCGGGCAGTCGCTGCTCGACCCGGCGATCACCACCCGGGTGCTGGAGCGCATCCGCAGCGGCGTGGAGCAGCCGCGCGAGCTGAAGTCCCTCACCGAGCAGGAGCGGCGGATCCTGGAGTACGTCGCGGAGGGGCTCACCAACCGCGAGATCGCCGGCAAGATGTTCCTGGCCGAGAAGACGGTGAAGAACTACGTCTCCAGCGTGCTGGCGAAGCTCGGTCTGGAACGGCGGACCCAGGCCGCGGTGCTGGCCACCCGGCTGCTCGGCAAGACCCACTGA
- a CDS encoding alkane 1-monooxygenase, whose product MPTDTVPWRDTRKPLWPLALLVPALPFAGWSLWHATGSAWAWWLTPAVVFGLIPLVDLWIGDDRENPPEEAVPALQADGYYRWLTYLYLPAQYAALVLCCAVWAGGRLSWVAAAGLVATVGVVDGIAINTAHELGHKRERAERWLSKIALAPTGYGHFFVEHNRGHHTRVATPEDPASSRLGETFWAFWPRTVVGSLRSAWRLETARFRLRGRNPWTWRNEVLNAWAMTVALYAVLAVAFGPGVLVFLVLQAVVGFSLLEAVNYLEHYGLARQRTAAGRYEKVDPRHSWNSDRTVTNVFLFQLQRHSDHHANPLRRYQTLRSFDASPQLPAGYATMVVAALVPPLWRRLMDHRVLAHYRGDLAAANVHPPARARVARRLSRAGSAPGSAPAPRPAGPTRRSAGG is encoded by the coding sequence ATGCCCACCGACACCGTTCCGTGGCGGGACACCCGCAAGCCGCTCTGGCCCCTCGCCCTACTCGTGCCGGCGCTGCCGTTCGCGGGCTGGTCCCTCTGGCACGCCACCGGCTCGGCCTGGGCCTGGTGGCTCACCCCGGCCGTGGTCTTCGGCCTGATCCCGCTGGTCGACCTGTGGATCGGCGACGACCGGGAGAACCCGCCCGAGGAGGCGGTGCCGGCGTTGCAGGCCGACGGCTACTACCGCTGGCTCACCTACCTCTACCTGCCCGCCCAGTACGCCGCCCTGGTGCTGTGCTGCGCGGTCTGGGCCGGCGGCCGGCTCTCCTGGGTGGCCGCCGCCGGCCTGGTCGCCACCGTCGGGGTGGTGGACGGCATCGCCATCAACACCGCACACGAACTCGGGCACAAGCGGGAGCGGGCGGAACGCTGGCTGTCCAAGATCGCCCTGGCGCCGACCGGGTACGGGCACTTCTTCGTCGAGCACAACCGGGGCCACCACACCCGGGTCGCCACCCCGGAGGACCCGGCCAGCTCGCGGCTCGGCGAGACGTTCTGGGCGTTCTGGCCGCGTACCGTCGTCGGGAGCCTGCGCTCGGCCTGGCGGCTGGAGACCGCCCGGTTCCGGCTCCGCGGGCGCAACCCGTGGACGTGGCGTAACGAGGTGCTCAACGCCTGGGCGATGACCGTGGCGCTCTACGCCGTGCTGGCGGTGGCGTTCGGGCCCGGCGTGCTGGTCTTCCTCGTGCTCCAGGCGGTGGTCGGCTTCTCCCTGCTGGAGGCGGTCAACTATCTGGAGCACTACGGCCTGGCGCGGCAGCGCACCGCGGCCGGCCGCTACGAGAAGGTCGACCCGCGGCACAGCTGGAACAGCGACCGGACCGTCACCAACGTCTTCCTCTTCCAGCTCCAGCGGCACAGCGACCACCACGCCAACCCGCTGCGCCGCTACCAGACGCTGCGCAGCTTCGACGCCTCGCCGCAGCTCCCGGCCGGCTACGCCACCATGGTGGTCGCGGCGCTGGTGCCGCCGCTCTGGCGCCGGCTGATGGACCACCGGGTGCTGGCCCACTACCGCGGGGACCTGGCGGCGGCGAACGTCCACCCGCCGGCCCGCGCCCGCGTCGCCCGCCGGCTCAGTCGAGCTGGCTCGGCTCCAGGCTCAGCTCCCGCGCCGCGACCAGCCGGACCCACTCGGCGATCTGCCGGCGGGTGA
- a CDS encoding isocitrate lyase/PEP mutase family protein, with the protein MNEQQTLAQQFRSLHRPGEPLVLVNAWDAASARIVAAAGARAVATTSAGVAWSRGAPDGDALARDQAVDVIRLVAAAVRLPVTADIEAGYGDTPDEVAETVTAVLDAGAVGVNVEDARHDGNGPLRPVDDQCARLAAVRAAADRAGIPLYVNARVDTFLRGAGGVPETVARAEAYLAAGADGIFVPGTVDPETVAALVAAVPAPLNVLAGPGAPPIAELARLGVARVSLGSAVAEAAYAVARRAAAEAFGAGTYDALTDALDYGTINALMRD; encoded by the coding sequence CTGAACGAGCAGCAGACCCTCGCCCAGCAATTCCGTAGCCTCCACCGACCCGGCGAGCCGTTGGTCCTGGTCAACGCGTGGGACGCGGCGAGCGCCCGGATCGTGGCCGCCGCCGGCGCCCGCGCGGTCGCCACCACCAGCGCCGGCGTCGCCTGGAGCCGCGGCGCGCCCGACGGCGACGCGCTCGCCCGCGACCAGGCCGTCGACGTGATCCGGCTGGTCGCCGCCGCGGTGCGGCTGCCGGTCACCGCCGACATCGAGGCCGGGTACGGCGACACCCCCGACGAGGTGGCCGAGACCGTGACGGCGGTGCTCGACGCGGGCGCGGTCGGGGTGAACGTGGAGGACGCGCGGCACGACGGGAACGGGCCGCTGCGTCCGGTCGACGACCAGTGCGCCCGCCTCGCCGCGGTCCGGGCCGCCGCCGACCGCGCCGGCATCCCGCTGTACGTCAACGCGCGGGTCGACACGTTCCTGCGCGGCGCCGGCGGGGTGCCCGAGACGGTGGCGCGCGCCGAGGCGTACCTGGCCGCCGGAGCGGACGGCATCTTCGTGCCGGGGACGGTCGACCCGGAGACCGTGGCGGCGCTGGTGGCGGCCGTTCCCGCACCGCTGAACGTGCTGGCCGGGCCGGGCGCGCCGCCGATCGCCGAGCTGGCCCGGCTCGGGGTGGCCCGGGTCAGCCTCGGGTCGGCGGTCGCCGAGGCGGCGTACGCGGTGGCCCGGCGGGCGGCGGCGGAGGCGTTCGGCGCCGGGACCTACGACGCGCTGACCGACGCCCTCGACTACGGCACGATCAACGCGCTGATGCGGGACTGA
- a CDS encoding GAF domain-containing sensor histidine kinase, producing the protein MSPLSRVRLDELLQEMLDRVGEVVTSRERLRALLDAVVGIGSDLDLRSTLQRIVQSACELAGARYGALGVIGPDRMLHDFIVHGIDSELHARIGELPHGRGVLGLLIDEPKPLRMPDITRHPRSYGFPPHHPPMHSFLGVPVRIRDHVWGNLYLAEKQGAAEFTEDDEEIVTALAAAAGVAIENARLYALAHRRERWLAAAAEITSVLLGEVRRTDALSLVARRAREVAEAELALVLLYDEDEAQFTVEVVDGADPIARELVGAVLPAAETSFAGSATERRYEQVDDLAAAAPWPRPVIAGPAVVSPLAAADTLHGVLVIAHRPDHGPAADDDLALLASFAGQAALAMERARGQEERELLVVLEDRERIARDLHDVVIQRLFATGLQLQSGAMNARPETAKRINQAVDDLDATIRDIRRTIFELRTPMSAALRTEIREAVEVAAESLGHRPDLELVGPIDSAVPDDLRPELVAVLREALSNAVRHAHADRVAVRVAVDAGRVDVTVTDDGVGCDPEAARSGLVNLRERAERLGGGFTLRRVEPHGTELRWSVPLD; encoded by the coding sequence CTGAGTCCGCTGTCCCGGGTCCGCCTCGACGAGCTGCTCCAGGAGATGCTCGACCGGGTCGGCGAGGTGGTCACCAGCCGGGAACGGCTGCGCGCGCTGCTCGACGCGGTGGTCGGCATCGGCTCCGACCTCGACCTGCGCAGCACGCTGCAACGGATCGTGCAGTCGGCGTGCGAGCTGGCCGGCGCCCGCTACGGCGCGCTCGGCGTGATCGGCCCCGACCGGATGCTGCACGACTTCATCGTCCACGGCATCGACAGCGAGCTGCACGCGCGCATCGGCGAGCTGCCGCACGGGCGGGGCGTGCTCGGCCTGCTCATCGACGAGCCGAAGCCGCTGCGCATGCCGGACATCACCCGGCACCCCCGGTCCTACGGCTTCCCGCCGCACCACCCGCCGATGCACAGCTTCCTCGGCGTGCCGGTGCGCATCCGCGACCACGTGTGGGGCAACCTCTACCTGGCCGAGAAGCAGGGCGCCGCCGAGTTCACCGAGGACGACGAGGAGATCGTCACCGCGCTCGCCGCCGCGGCCGGCGTGGCGATCGAGAACGCCCGCCTCTACGCGCTCGCGCACCGGCGGGAACGCTGGCTGGCCGCCGCCGCCGAGATCACCTCGGTGCTGCTGGGCGAGGTGCGCCGCACCGACGCGCTGTCGCTGGTGGCCCGCCGCGCCCGCGAGGTCGCCGAGGCGGAGCTGGCGCTGGTCCTGCTCTACGACGAGGACGAGGCCCAGTTCACCGTCGAGGTGGTCGACGGCGCCGACCCGATCGCCCGGGAGCTGGTCGGGGCGGTCCTGCCGGCCGCCGAGACCAGCTTCGCCGGCTCGGCCACCGAACGCCGGTACGAGCAGGTCGACGACCTCGCCGCCGCGGCGCCCTGGCCCCGCCCGGTGATCGCCGGCCCGGCCGTGGTGTCCCCGCTCGCCGCCGCCGACACGCTGCACGGCGTGCTGGTGATCGCGCACCGGCCCGACCACGGCCCGGCCGCCGACGACGACCTCGCGCTGCTCGCCAGCTTCGCCGGCCAGGCCGCGCTGGCCATGGAACGCGCCCGCGGGCAGGAGGAACGGGAGCTGCTGGTGGTCCTGGAGGACCGCGAGCGGATCGCCCGCGACCTGCACGACGTGGTGATCCAGCGGCTCTTCGCCACCGGCCTGCAACTGCAGAGCGGGGCGATGAACGCCCGGCCCGAGACGGCCAAGCGGATCAACCAGGCCGTCGACGACCTGGACGCCACCATCCGCGACATCCGCCGCACCATCTTCGAGCTGCGCACCCCGATGAGCGCGGCGCTGCGCACCGAGATCCGCGAGGCGGTCGAGGTGGCCGCCGAGTCGCTGGGGCACCGGCCCGACCTGGAGCTGGTCGGCCCGATCGACAGCGCGGTGCCGGACGACCTGCGACCCGAACTGGTCGCCGTGCTGCGCGAGGCGCTCTCCAACGCGGTGCGTCACGCCCACGCCGACCGGGTGGCGGTGCGGGTGGCGGTGGACGCCGGCCGGGTCGACGTCACGGTCACCGACGACGGGGTCGGCTGCGACCCGGAGGCGGCCCGCAGCGGCCTGGTCAACCTGCGCGAGCGGGCCGAACGGCTGGGCGGCGGGTTCACGCTGCGCCGGGTCGAGCCGCACGGCACCGAGCTGCGCTGGAGCGTCCCGCTCGACTGA
- a CDS encoding NAD-dependent epimerase/dehydratase family protein, with protein MRLVMLGGTGFVGGAVVAEAVRRGWAVTVFNRGVSGEAPAGVHLLRGDRDAPGGLAALAGGEWDLVVDTWDGAPRAVRDAARALVGAVPHYVYVSSGSVYAPPVGLGTGEEAPTVAAEPDADFGDYPSNKAGGERAAVEVFGERALLVRAGLILGPGEDIGRLPWWLNRVARGGDVLAPGPRDLPVQYVDVRDLASWLLDRGVEGVGGAYNVVSRSGHTTMGELLDAVVAATGSTATLRWAEPTSILAAGVEPWNDLPIWIPRGHEYRWLQERDVERAYAAGLVCRPVAETVADTWRWLREVGRVPARAGRPARAPVGLTPEREAALLATLPA; from the coding sequence ATGCGACTGGTGATGCTGGGTGGGACGGGGTTCGTGGGCGGGGCGGTGGTGGCGGAGGCGGTACGCCGTGGCTGGGCGGTGACCGTCTTCAACCGGGGGGTGAGCGGGGAGGCGCCGGCCGGCGTACACCTGTTGCGGGGGGACCGGGACGCGCCCGGCGGGTTGGCCGCGCTCGCCGGCGGTGAGTGGGACCTGGTGGTGGACACCTGGGACGGCGCGCCCCGGGCGGTCCGGGACGCGGCGCGGGCGTTGGTCGGCGCGGTGCCGCACTACGTCTACGTCTCCAGCGGCTCGGTGTACGCCCCGCCGGTCGGCCTGGGCACCGGGGAGGAGGCGCCGACCGTCGCGGCGGAGCCGGACGCGGACTTCGGCGACTACCCGAGCAACAAGGCCGGCGGGGAACGGGCGGCGGTGGAGGTGTTCGGCGAGCGGGCGTTGCTGGTCCGGGCCGGCCTGATCCTCGGGCCGGGGGAGGACATCGGACGGTTGCCGTGGTGGCTGAATCGGGTCGCCCGGGGCGGTGACGTGCTGGCCCCCGGCCCGCGTGACCTGCCGGTGCAGTACGTCGACGTCCGCGACCTGGCGAGCTGGCTGCTGGACCGGGGTGTCGAGGGCGTCGGCGGGGCGTACAACGTGGTCAGTCGCAGCGGGCACACGACGATGGGTGAGCTGCTCGACGCGGTGGTGGCGGCGACCGGGTCGACGGCGACGTTGCGCTGGGCGGAGCCGACGTCGATCCTCGCCGCCGGGGTGGAACCGTGGAACGACCTGCCGATCTGGATCCCGCGCGGGCACGAGTACCGCTGGTTGCAGGAGCGGGACGTCGAGCGGGCGTACGCGGCGGGCCTGGTCTGCCGGCCGGTGGCCGAGACGGTGGCCGACACCTGGCGGTGGCTGCGCGAGGTGGGCCGGGTGCCGGCGCGGGCGGGCCGGCCGGCGCGCGCTCCGGTGGGCCTGACCCCGGAACGCGAGGCGGCGCTGCTGGCCACCCTGCCCGCCTGA